In the Naumovozyma dairenensis CBS 421 chromosome 4, complete genome genome, one interval contains:
- the RPL6A gene encoding 60S ribosomal protein eL6 (similar to Saccharomyces cerevisiae RPL6B (YLR448W) and RPL6A (YML073C); ancestral locus Anc_4.341): MSAQKAPKWYPSEDVATAKKTRKASRPQKLRASLVPGTVLILLAGRFRGKRVVYLKHLEDNTLLVSGPFKVNGVPLRRVNARYVIATSTNVSVEGVNVEKFNVEYFTKEKLSKKEKKEANLFPEQQNREVSATRVEDQKSVDKALLAEIKKTPLLKQYLASSFSLKNGDKPHLLKF; this comes from the exons ATGAGTGCCCAAAAA GCTCCAAAGTGGTATCCATCTGAAGACGTTGCTACTGCCAAGAAGACCAGAAAGGCTTCTCGTCCACAAAAGTTACGTGCTTCTCTTGTCCCAGGTACagttttgattttattaGCAGGTCGTTTCAGAGGTAAGAGAGTTGTCTACTTGAAGCACTTGGAAGACAACACTTTGTTAGTCTCTGGTCCATTCAAAGTCAATGGTGTTCCATTAAGAAGAGTTAACGCTCGTTACGTCATTGCTACCTCTACCAACGTTTCTGTTGAAGGTGTCAATGTCGAAAAATTCAACGTTGAATACTTTACTAAGGAAAAGTTATCcaagaaggaaaagaaggaagCTAACTTATTCCcagaacaacaaaatagAGAAGTTTCCGCTACCCGTGTCGAAGACCAAAAGTCTGTGGACAAAGCTTTGTTGGCTGAAATCAAGAAGACACCATTATTAAAGCAATATTTGGCctcttctttctctttGAAGAACGGTGACAAGCCACATTTgttgaaattttaa